Proteins from one Deinococcus actinosclerus genomic window:
- the argC gene encoding N-acetyl-gamma-glutamyl-phosphate reductase, which produces MHDQKTVAIVGGSGYAGGEFLRLALNHPHLNVTQVTSERNAGTPVSMVHPNLRGRTNLKFRKAAELDEADIIVLALPHGSAAKKIAEYEARGKVIVDLSADFRLKDPEVYRATYGEDHPTPEKLGEWVYGNPELHREDLRGATRIACAGCFATSVILALYPLLKLGVLLPKDIIATGLVGSSAAGASASDSSHHPERAGSLRVYKPVGHRHTAEAQQELPGHFPLHLTAISTPRVRGILTTAQAWIPDGYSDRDVWSAYREVYGAEPFIRIVKVAKGIHRYPDPMLLDGTNYCDIGFEMDQDTGRVVLMSAIDNLVKGTAGHAIQSLNIALDWPETTGLEFAGLHPA; this is translated from the coding sequence ATGCACGACCAGAAGACCGTCGCCATTGTGGGCGGCAGCGGCTACGCCGGCGGGGAATTCCTGCGCCTCGCCCTGAACCACCCCCACCTGAACGTCACGCAGGTCACCAGCGAACGCAACGCGGGCACCCCCGTCAGCATGGTGCACCCCAACCTGCGCGGCCGCACCAACCTGAAATTCCGCAAAGCAGCGGAGCTGGACGAGGCCGACATCATCGTCCTGGCCCTCCCGCACGGCAGCGCCGCGAAGAAGATCGCCGAGTACGAGGCCAGGGGCAAGGTCATCGTGGACCTCTCGGCGGACTTCCGCCTGAAAGACCCCGAGGTCTACCGCGCCACCTACGGCGAGGACCACCCCACCCCCGAGAAACTGGGCGAATGGGTGTACGGCAACCCGGAACTGCACCGCGAGGACCTGCGCGGCGCGACCCGCATCGCCTGCGCCGGGTGCTTCGCCACCAGCGTGATCCTGGCCCTGTACCCCCTGCTGAAACTGGGCGTGCTGCTCCCCAAGGACATCATCGCGACCGGTCTGGTCGGCAGCAGCGCGGCCGGAGCCAGCGCCAGTGACAGCAGCCACCACCCCGAGCGGGCCGGGAGCCTGCGGGTGTACAAGCCCGTCGGGCACCGCCACACCGCCGAGGCGCAGCAGGAACTCCCCGGGCACTTCCCGCTGCACCTGACCGCGATCAGCACCCCGCGCGTGCGCGGCATCCTGACCACCGCGCAGGCCTGGATTCCCGACGGCTACAGTGACCGCGACGTCTGGAGCGCCTACCGCGAGGTGTACGGCGCCGAGCCCTTCATCCGGATCGTGAAGGTCGCCAAGGGCATCCACCGCTACCCGGACCCCATGCTGCTTGACGGCACGAACTACTGCGACATCGGCTTCGAGATGGATCAGGACACCGGGCGCGTGGTCCTGATGTCCGCCATCGACAACCTGGTCAAGGGCACCGCCGGGCACGCCATCCAGAGCCTGAACATCGCCCTGGACTGGCCCGAGACGACCGGCCTGGAGTTCGCGGGGCTGCACCCCGCCTGA
- a CDS encoding ABC transporter permease yields the protein MIRRTHPALSAWAWLVYAFLYLPIIVLVVFSFNDSRFGATWAGFTTKWYGVLFARADVREALAHTLEIALLSTLVSTVLGTLVGLGLWRYTLRFRTALTGLLVLPIVVPDVVMGVSLLMFYSFVRQGLERAGWTFDNGFWTVLLAHVTFQISYVALTVRSRLAGYGPELEEAARDLGASGWESFRRVVLPLAMPGVLAGALLAFTLSLDDFVVTYFTSGSGFSTLPVLIYTNVKRGVTPDINALSALLVLVTVVAIVAANALLRPRRGA from the coding sequence ATGATCCGGCGGACGCATCCGGCGCTGAGTGCGTGGGCGTGGCTGGTGTACGCGTTCCTGTACCTGCCGATCATTGTGCTGGTGGTGTTCTCTTTCAACGATTCGCGCTTCGGGGCGACCTGGGCGGGCTTCACGACGAAGTGGTACGGGGTGCTGTTCGCCCGCGCGGACGTGCGCGAGGCGCTGGCGCACACGCTGGAGATCGCCCTGCTCAGCACGCTGGTCAGCACCGTGCTGGGGACGCTGGTGGGCCTGGGCCTGTGGCGGTACACGCTGCGCTTCCGCACGGCGCTGACGGGGCTGCTCGTCCTGCCCATCGTGGTGCCGGACGTGGTGATGGGCGTCAGCCTGCTGATGTTCTACTCGTTCGTCCGGCAGGGCCTGGAACGCGCCGGGTGGACCTTCGACAACGGCTTCTGGACGGTGCTGCTGGCGCACGTGACCTTCCAGATCAGTTACGTGGCCCTGACGGTCCGCTCGCGGCTGGCCGGGTACGGCCCGGAGCTGGAGGAGGCCGCCCGCGACCTGGGCGCCAGCGGCTGGGAGTCGTTCCGGCGGGTGGTGCTGCCGCTGGCGATGCCGGGCGTGCTGGCGGGGGCGCTGCTGGCGTTCACGCTGTCCCTGGATGATTTCGTGGTCACGTACTTCACGAGCGGGTCGGGCTTCAGCACGCTGCCCGTGCTGATCTACACGAACGTGAAGCGCGGCGTGACGCCCGACATCAACGCCCTGAGCGCGCTGCTGGTGCTCGTGACGGTCGTGGCGATCGTCGCGGCGAACGCGCTGCTGCGCCCCCGGAGAGGCGCGTGA
- the recQ gene encoding DNA helicase RecQ, whose translation MSVPARDHAAPDPAVLTPALDLLKRVWGYGAFRGVQAQIVQTVAQGGNAMVLMPTGGGKSLCYQVPSLLRPGVGIVVSPLIALMKDQVDTLRGLGVRAAYLNSTLSLDGVREVEAALLAGELDLLYVAPERLLLPRTLDLLDRAPVALFAVDEAHCVSQWGHDFRPEYQGLTVLPERFPEVPRMALTATADDRTRADILRVLDLGGAPQFVSSFDRPNIQYRVGQKDSPKTQLLDFIRAEHAGDAGIVYCLSRKSVEETARWLQAQGLDAVAYHAGLPPRERTHAQDRFLNEEGLVVVATVAFGMGIDKPNVRFVAHLDLPKSMEGYYQETGRAGRDGLPSTAWMVYGLADVVNVRRMLASSDAPEEVKRVEAGKLDALLTFCETAACRREVLLAYFGEEYHGPCGNCDTCLNPPQVRDMTREAQMALSAAIRTGNRFGAAHLTDVLLGRATEKVVSMNHHTLPTFGVGAAHDEKTWRGVLRQLVSLGFLAAGEHHGLSATGKARSLLKGETTLTLRADTLMPRASRRAEKQPRVGRAPVATEDQPLFEALRAWRLDRARSLGVPPYVIFTDATLKGVTELKPTSHASLGTVSGVGQRKLADFGDEVVQIVRDSLDGRPAAPARTVTPQERGARDNAAVLGALRACPQEPADPAPALLGQPQPDPAQTGRVEAALREVRRTLTQETGLSAFLIFPNAALDALAQRQPRSEADLHGIPGFGPKRIETYGARVLATIRDALTPD comes from the coding sequence ATGTCTGTGCCCGCCCGTGACCACGCTGCCCCCGATCCCGCCGTCCTGACCCCCGCCCTCGACCTCCTCAAGCGCGTCTGGGGGTACGGCGCGTTCCGGGGCGTGCAGGCGCAGATCGTGCAGACGGTCGCGCAGGGCGGCAACGCCATGGTCCTGATGCCCACCGGCGGCGGCAAGAGCCTGTGCTATCAGGTCCCCAGCCTGCTGCGCCCCGGCGTGGGGATCGTGGTCTCGCCGCTGATCGCCCTCATGAAGGATCAGGTGGATACCCTGCGCGGCCTGGGCGTGCGCGCCGCGTACCTGAACTCCACCCTGTCCCTGGACGGCGTGCGCGAGGTCGAGGCCGCCCTGCTGGCCGGGGAGCTGGACCTGCTGTACGTCGCCCCGGAGCGCCTGCTGCTGCCCCGTACGCTGGACCTGCTGGACCGCGCCCCGGTCGCCCTGTTCGCGGTGGATGAGGCGCACTGCGTCTCGCAGTGGGGGCACGACTTCCGCCCCGAGTACCAGGGCCTGACCGTTCTGCCCGAACGCTTCCCCGAGGTTCCGCGCATGGCCCTGACCGCCACCGCCGACGACCGCACCCGCGCCGACATCCTGCGCGTGCTGGACCTGGGCGGCGCGCCGCAGTTCGTGTCGTCCTTCGACCGGCCGAACATCCAATACCGGGTGGGGCAGAAGGACAGCCCCAAGACCCAGCTGCTGGACTTCATCCGCGCCGAGCACGCCGGGGACGCGGGGATCGTGTACTGCCTGTCGCGCAAGTCCGTCGAGGAGACGGCCCGCTGGCTTCAGGCGCAGGGCTTGGACGCCGTCGCGTACCACGCGGGGCTGCCGCCGCGCGAACGCACCCACGCGCAGGACCGCTTCCTGAACGAGGAGGGGCTGGTCGTGGTCGCCACCGTCGCCTTCGGCATGGGCATCGACAAGCCTAATGTGCGGTTCGTGGCCCACCTGGACCTGCCCAAGAGCATGGAAGGCTACTACCAGGAGACGGGCCGCGCCGGACGCGACGGGCTGCCCAGCACCGCCTGGATGGTCTACGGCCTCGCGGACGTGGTGAACGTGCGCCGCATGCTGGCCTCCAGCGACGCGCCCGAGGAGGTCAAGCGGGTGGAGGCCGGGAAGCTCGACGCCCTGCTGACCTTCTGCGAGACCGCCGCCTGCCGCCGCGAGGTGCTGCTGGCGTACTTCGGCGAGGAGTATCACGGCCCCTGCGGGAACTGCGACACCTGCCTGAACCCCCCGCAGGTGCGCGACATGACCCGCGAGGCGCAGATGGCGCTGTCCGCCGCGATCCGTACCGGCAACCGCTTCGGCGCGGCGCACCTGACGGACGTGCTGCTGGGCCGCGCCACCGAGAAGGTCGTCAGCATGAACCACCACACCCTGCCCACCTTCGGGGTGGGCGCGGCGCACGACGAGAAAACGTGGCGGGGCGTGCTGCGCCAGCTCGTCAGCCTGGGTTTCCTGGCCGCCGGGGAACACCATGGCCTGAGCGCCACCGGCAAGGCCCGCTCCCTTCTGAAGGGCGAGACCACCCTGACCCTGCGCGCCGACACCCTGATGCCGCGCGCCTCCCGCCGGGCCGAGAAGCAGCCCCGCGTGGGCCGCGCCCCGGTGGCCACCGAGGATCAGCCGCTGTTCGAGGCGCTGCGCGCGTGGCGCCTCGACCGCGCCCGCAGCCTGGGCGTGCCGCCGTACGTGATCTTCACCGACGCGACCCTCAAGGGCGTCACGGAACTCAAACCGACCAGTCACGCCAGCCTGGGCACCGTCAGCGGGGTCGGGCAGCGTAAACTCGCGGATTTCGGGGACGAGGTGGTGCAGATCGTGCGTGACAGCCTGGACGGGCGGCCCGCCGCGCCTGCCCGGACGGTCACGCCCCAGGAACGCGGGGCGCGTGACAATGCCGCCGTGCTGGGTGCCCTGCGCGCCTGCCCGCAGGAACCTGCCGACCCGGCCCCGGCCCTGCTGGGCCAGCCGCAGCCCGACCCGGCGCAGACCGGGCGGGTGGAGGCGGCGCTACGCGAGGTGAGGCGCACCCTGACGCAGGAGACCGGCCTGAGTGCTTTTCTGATCTTCCCGAACGCGGCCCTGGACGCCCTCGCGCAGCGCCAGCCGCGCAGCGAGGCGGATCTGCACGGCATCCCGGGCTTCGGGCCGAAACGCATCGAGACCTACGGCGCGCGGGTGCTCGCCACCATCCGCGACGCCCTGACCCCTGACTGA
- a CDS encoding GNAT family N-acetyltransferase has protein sequence MTPVPVIVRAATRADLPAITDIYNHAVLHTTASYDLEPVTLASRQDWFDEKAARGWPVWVAVTGEEVVGWATFGPFRAKPGYRFTAEHSVYVRDGLRGRGVGRALMLPLIAEARARGLHSLVGGVDAGNAGSLAFHERLGFERVAHFREVGHKFGRWLDLVFLQLPLGA, from the coding sequence ATGACCCCTGTCCCCGTCATCGTCCGGGCCGCCACCCGCGCAGACCTGCCGGCCATCACCGACATTTACAACCACGCGGTCCTTCACACGACGGCCTCGTACGACCTGGAGCCCGTCACACTGGCCTCCCGGCAGGACTGGTTCGACGAGAAGGCCGCGCGCGGCTGGCCGGTCTGGGTGGCCGTCACCGGGGAGGAGGTGGTGGGCTGGGCGACCTTCGGGCCGTTCCGCGCCAAACCCGGCTACCGCTTCACGGCCGAGCACAGCGTGTACGTCCGGGACGGCCTGCGGGGGCGGGGCGTGGGGCGCGCCCTGATGCTCCCCCTGATCGCGGAGGCCCGCGCGCGCGGCCTGCACTCGCTGGTCGGCGGGGTGGACGCCGGGAATGCCGGGAGCCTCGCCTTTCATGAGCGGCTGGGGTTCGAACGGGTCGCGCATTTCCGGGAGGTGGGGCACAAGTTCGGCCGCTGGCTGGACCTGGTGTTCCTGCAACTGCCGCTGGGCGCGTAG
- a CDS encoding DegV family protein → MIAVLTDSTCDLHPDSAKQLGINIIPLQVSLQQRTLLDWQEIDPDAVYDHMRAGGSASTTPVSVAAFTERYRELLASHDAVISLHISGKLSETVRHAQQAATQLGEAGRIQVIDTEVASGPLAELAIVARDQVTAGRELHQVTRAVLEARNSMYAELSVATLDYLRRSGRVSRAQAFLGGMLGVRPILTFERGELKATRRAKVDQAAGDMLGSLKERFGNTPLSVTIMHAGRDTARISALRTAMVGSGLNVQRGRVQLMGPVIGAHVGPGTYGFNAIPIG, encoded by the coding sequence ATGATTGCTGTTCTGACCGATTCCACCTGTGATCTGCACCCTGACAGTGCAAAGCAGCTGGGAATCAACATCATTCCGCTGCAGGTCAGCCTGCAGCAGCGCACCCTGCTCGACTGGCAGGAAATTGATCCGGACGCCGTCTACGACCACATGCGGGCCGGTGGAAGCGCCAGCACCACCCCGGTGTCGGTCGCCGCCTTCACGGAACGCTACCGGGAGCTGCTCGCCTCGCACGACGCCGTGATCAGCCTGCACATCTCCGGGAAGCTCTCCGAGACCGTGCGCCATGCCCAGCAGGCGGCCACCCAGCTGGGCGAGGCGGGGCGCATTCAGGTGATCGACACCGAGGTGGCCTCCGGGCCGCTGGCGGAACTGGCGATCGTGGCCCGCGATCAGGTCACGGCGGGCCGGGAACTGCATCAGGTCACGCGCGCCGTGCTGGAGGCCCGCAACAGCATGTACGCCGAACTGTCGGTCGCCACGCTGGACTACCTGCGCCGCAGCGGCCGCGTCAGCCGCGCGCAGGCCTTCCTGGGCGGCATGCTGGGCGTGCGCCCGATCCTGACCTTCGAGCGGGGCGAGCTGAAAGCCACCCGCCGCGCCAAGGTGGATCAGGCGGCAGGCGACATGCTCGGCAGCCTCAAGGAGCGCTTCGGGAACACCCCGCTGAGCGTCACGATCATGCACGCCGGGCGGGACACGGCGCGTATCAGCGCCCTGCGCACCGCGATGGTGGGCAGCGGCCTGAACGTGCAGCGGGGCCGCGTGCAGCTCATGGGCCCCGTGATCGGCGCGCACGTCGGGCCCGGCACGTACGGCTTCAACGCCATTCCGATCGGCTGA
- a CDS encoding polyamine ABC transporter substrate-binding protein: MKRAALLAGAGLLLLTGCYRVQKPAQAQPGPANQAGQEGQATPVPRGDGKTLRVFIWSEYIDPDLVKAFEKANGVRVVLDTFESNEAMLAKLQGGGAQYDLAVPSNYVVQTMVRAGLLQPLNKSELPNLKNIAPGFLNADYDPGNVYSVPYQYAATGLAYNRQRYVPQDTWAEIFGPDDRHSFVLLDDPREVIGAALKYLGFSANTTRVEQLRAARDLLRRVVAKKGFQGFDGGPGTRNKLLAKTVDLGQIYVGDLLIATEEDENVQVLLPRQGTTISMDTLVVLKRSPNPELAHRFIDFILDAENGAQLSNYTYYATPNAAARPYLDDFLKDIPALNPPAAWLTDGRLDFIGELPAGRPQRLYDRIWTELKSR; encoded by the coding sequence GTGAAGCGGGCCGCGCTGCTGGCCGGTGCGGGGCTGCTCCTCCTGACCGGCTGTTACCGCGTGCAGAAACCCGCGCAGGCCCAGCCGGGCCCGGCGAATCAGGCAGGACAGGAGGGTCAGGCGACCCCCGTCCCGCGCGGCGACGGGAAGACGCTGCGGGTGTTCATCTGGTCGGAGTACATCGACCCCGATCTGGTGAAGGCCTTCGAGAAGGCGAACGGCGTGCGGGTCGTGCTCGACACCTTCGAGAGCAACGAGGCCATGCTCGCCAAGCTGCAGGGCGGCGGGGCGCAGTACGACCTCGCGGTGCCCAGCAACTACGTCGTGCAGACCATGGTGCGCGCCGGACTGCTCCAGCCTCTGAACAAGTCTGAATTGCCGAACCTGAAGAACATCGCCCCCGGTTTCCTGAACGCCGACTACGACCCGGGCAACGTCTATTCCGTGCCGTACCAGTACGCCGCGACCGGACTGGCCTATAACCGGCAGCGCTACGTCCCGCAGGACACCTGGGCGGAGATCTTCGGCCCGGACGACCGCCACTCGTTCGTGCTGCTTGACGATCCGCGCGAGGTGATCGGCGCGGCCCTGAAGTACCTGGGGTTCAGCGCGAACACCACCCGTGTCGAGCAGCTGCGCGCCGCGCGCGACCTGCTGCGCCGCGTGGTGGCGAAGAAGGGCTTCCAGGGTTTCGACGGCGGCCCCGGCACCCGCAACAAACTGCTGGCGAAGACCGTGGACCTGGGGCAGATCTACGTGGGTGATCTGCTGATCGCCACCGAGGAGGACGAGAACGTGCAGGTGCTGCTGCCCCGGCAGGGCACGACCATCAGCATGGACACCCTGGTCGTCCTGAAACGCAGCCCCAACCCCGAACTGGCCCACCGCTTCATCGATTTCATCCTGGACGCGGAGAACGGCGCGCAGCTGAGCAACTACACCTACTACGCCACGCCGAACGCCGCCGCCCGCCCGTACCTGGACGACTTCCTGAAGGACATCCCCGCGCTGAACCCGCCCGCCGCGTGGCTCACCGACGGCCGCCTGGACTTCATCGGCGAACTGCCAGCGGGGCGCCCGCAGCGGCTGTACGACCGCATCTGGACGGAACTCAAGAGTCGTTGA